A window of the Synchiropus splendidus isolate RoL2022-P1 chromosome 6, RoL_Sspl_1.0, whole genome shotgun sequence genome harbors these coding sequences:
- the smarcc2 gene encoding SWI/SNF complex subunit SMARCC2 isoform X2, whose product MAVRKKDGGPNVKYFEASDTVSQFDNVRVWLGKNYKKYIQAEPPTNKSLSSLVVQLLQFQEEVFGRHVSNPPLTKLPMKCFLDFKAGGALCHILAAAYKFKSDQGWRRFDFQNPSRMDRNVEMFMTIEKSLVQNNCLTRPVIYLSSEIEPKLLGKLKDIIKRHQGSVTEDKTSSSHVVVPIPSSLEEEEWVRPVMKRDKQVLLHWGYFPDSYDTWIPASEVEAAVEDPPSPEKPRKVHAKWILDLDQYNEWMNEEDYEVGEGCPKRKRISAKTLTDEVTTPDERRDKKPANAKKRKRSPSPSPTPPPQESKKKNTKKGPTTPYTKSKRGQREEEQEDLSKDLDEASPVPASEEGNPAKTNNTKKESDSTPVKGGTDIDEQEDESMEVAGKEEEEGSPSVKGEPVKTSDLHEDNVTEQTHHIIIPSYAAWFDYNSVHAIERRALPEFFNGKNKSKTPEIYLAYRNFMIDTYRLNPQEYLTSTACRRNLAGDVCAIMRVHAFLEQWGLINYQVDSESRPTPMGPPPTSHFHVLADTPSSLVPLQPKASQTPGSQPMMPFPDKVKDKPADLQNFGLRTDMYSKKTGSTKSKNAASSMRDWTEQETLLLLEGLEMYKDDWNKVSEHVGSRTQDECILHFLRLPIEDPYLEDTSSTLGPLAYQPVPFSQAGNPVMSTVAFLASVVDPRVASAAAKSALEEFSRMKEEVPAALVEAHVRRVEEAARVSGRHDPLYGLEGSGIAGTGLEDGERPESSEEAKNDSQAGEEKEAKESKEAAVEEEEKQTENGKKEEERGRDSEGEKDAEKPESETGMEHGEGEKEKDGKEESAEGQREADNDGERKAKVEREVGEGNLATAAASALAAAAVKAKHLAAVEERKIKSLVALLVETQMKKLEIKLRHFEELETIMDREREALEYQRQQLLADRQSFHMEQLKYAEMRARQQHFQQIQHQQHSQAGGAHASQASSGHALQGPSAGQQVQSTPAPQPAPSPAPPTSAAAAADSQPPAGAHASPPGHAPPAHSGASSAHHEPSSGDSLHPSAAAPAPQ is encoded by the exons ATGGCGGTGCGGAAGAAAGACGGCGGCCCGAATGTAAAATATTTCGAAGCGTCTGATACCGTCTCTCAGTTTGATAATGTGCGCGTCTGGCTGGGGAAGAATTACAAAAAG TACATTCAGGCTGAGCCTCCCACCAACAAGTCTCTGTCCAGCCTTGTGGTGCAGCTGCTCCAGTTCCAAGAGGAAGTGTTCGGTCGCCATGTCAGCAATCCCCCTCTCACAAAACTGCCG ATGAAGTGCTTCCTGGACTTCAaagcagggggcgctctctgCCATATTCTGGCTGCTGCCTACAAGTTCAAGAGCGACCAGGGATG GCGCAGGTTTGACTTCCAGAATCCGTCTAGGATGGACAGGAATGTTGAAATGTTCATGACGATCGAGAAATCGCTGGTGCAG AACAACTGCCTGACAAGACCAGTCATCTACCTGAGCTCTGAAATTGAGCCGAAACTTCTGGGGAAGCTGAAAGACATCATTAAAAGACACCAG GGTTCTGTCACGGAGGACAAGACCTCCAGCTCCCACGTGGTGGTTCCCATCCCCAGCAGCCTGGAGGAAG AGGAGTGGGTGCGTCCAGTCATGAAGAGAGATAAACAAGTGCTGCTCCACTGGGGATATTTTCCTGACAG TTACGACACTTGGATCCCTGCCAGTGAggtggaggcagcagtggaggaTCCGCCAAGTCCAGAGAAACCCAGAAAG GTCCATGCTAAGTGGATTTTAGACCTGGACCAGTataatgaatggatgaatgaggaAGACTATGAAGTGGGAGAGGGCTGCCCAAAGAGGAAGAGGATATCAGCCAAGACACTGACAGATGAGGTGACCACACCAGACGAGAGGAGGGATAAGAAGCCTGCGAACGCCAAGAAGAGGAAGCGCTCCCCTTCACCGTCTCCCACTCCTCCGCCTCAGGagagcaagaagaagaacacCAAAAAAGG GCCGACCACCCCGTACACCAAGTCCAAACGCggtcagagggaagaggagcaaGAAGATCTCAGTAAGGATTTGGATGAAGCGTCCCCTGTCCCGGCTTCTGAAGAGGGGAACCCAGCCAAAACAA ATAACACGAAGAAGGAGTCTGATTCGACGCCGGTGAAGGGAGGAACAGACATAG ACGAACAAGAGGACGAGTCCATGGAGGTGGCTGGGAAG gaggaggaagaaggttcCCCGAGTGTGAAGGGCGAACCGGTGAAGACTTCTGACCTTCATGAGGACAACGTGACGGAGCAAACTCACCACATCATCATCCCGAGCTACGCCGCATGGTTTGACTACAACAG TGTTCACGCCATCGAGCGCCGGGCCCTGCCAGAATTCTTCAATGGCAAGAACAAATCCAAAACGCCCGAGAT ATACCTGGCGTACAGGAACTTCATGATTGACACCTACAGATTAAACCCTCAAGAGTATCTGACCTCCACTGCCTGCCGCAGGAATCTGGCAGGAGACGTGTGCGCCATCATGAG AGTCCACGCCTTCCTGGAGCAGTGGGGTCTGATCAACTACCAGGTGGACTCAGAGAGCCGGCCGACGCCGATGGGCCCTCCACCCACCTCCCACTTCCACGTCCTGGCAGACACTCCTTCCAGTCTGGTGCCGCTGCAGCCCAAAGCATCGCAG ACGCCGGGCAGCCAGCCCATGATGCCCTTCCCTGATAAAGTCAAAGACAAGCCAGCAGATCTGCAGAACTTTGGCCTGAGGACGGACATGTACAGCAAGAAAACCGGCTCCACGAAG AGCAAGAACGCAGCAAGTTCCATGAGAGACTGGACGGAACAGGAGACGCTTCTACTGCTGGAG GGCTTGGAGATGTACAAGGACGACTGGAACAAAGTGTCGGAGCACGTGGGCAGTCGCACGCAGGATGAGTGCATTCTTCACTTCTTGCGGCTGCCCATTGAAGACCCCTACCTAGAAGATACCTCCTCCACTCTGGGGCCGCTGGCCTACCAGCCGGTACCGTTCAGTCAAGCAGGGAACCCCGTCATGAGCACCGTCGCGTTCCTGGCCTCGGTCGTGGACCCGCGCGTGGCCTCAGCCGCGGCCAAGTCTGCCCTGG AGGAGTTCTccaggatgaaggaggaggttcCTGCAGCTCTGGTGGAGGCTCACGTGCGGCGGGTGGAGGAGGCGGCCAGGGTCAGCGGACGACACGATCCACTCTATGGGCTGGAGGGAAGTGGCATCGCCGGGACTGGTCTGGAGGACGGAGAACGACCAG AAAGCAGCGAGGAAGCGAAGAACGACAGTCAGGCCGGCGAGGAGAAGGAGGCGAAG GAGAGCAAAGAAGCAgccgtggaagaggaggagaagcagacggAGAACgggaagaaagaagaggagcgAGGAAGAGACTCGGAAGGGGAGAAGGACGCAGAAAAACCAGAGTCAGAGACGGGTATGGAGCACG GTGAAGGGGAGAAGGAGAAAGATGGGAAAGAGGAGTCCGCAGAAGGACAGAGGGAGGCCGACAACGACGGAGAACGAAAGGCAAAGGTGGAGCGTGAGGTGGGAGAGGGCAACCTGGCCACCGCCGCCGCGTCCGCACTCGCTGCTGCCGCCGTCAAAGCCAAG CATCTGGCTGCTGTGGAGGAGCGGAAGATCAAGTCTCTGGTGGCTCTGCTGGTGGAAACACAGATGAAGAAACTGGAGATCAAACTGCGACACTTTGAAGAACTGGAAACCATCATGGACCGGGAGAGGGAAGCT CTGGAGTACCAGCGACAGCAGCTGCTGGCCGACCGTCAGTCATTCCACATGGAGCAGCTCAAGTACGCCGAGATGCGAGCTCGCCAGCAGCACTTCCAGCAGatccagcaccagcagcacagCCAGGCAGGGGGCGCTCACGCCAGCCAGGCTTCTTCAGGCCACGCCCTCCAGGGCCCCTCCGCAGGTCAGCAAGTTCAGTCCACACCAGCACCGCAGCCGGCCCCGAGTCCCGCTCCCCCAACCTCAGCCGCCGCAGCCGCGGACTCCCAACCACCAGCGGGGGCCCACGCCTCCCCCCCGGGCCACGCCCCCCCTGCCCACTCTGGTGCCAGTTCAGCTCACCACG AGCCCAGCTCCGGGGACTCGCTGCACCCGTCGGCTGCAGCTCCAGCGCCACAGTGA
- the smarcc2 gene encoding SWI/SNF complex subunit SMARCC2 isoform X4 gives MAVRKKDGGPNVKYFEASDTVSQFDNVRVWLGKNYKKYIQAEPPTNKSLSSLVVQLLQFQEEVFGRHVSNPPLTKLPMKCFLDFKAGGALCHILAAAYKFKSDQGWRRFDFQNPSRMDRNVEMFMTIEKSLVQNNCLTRPVIYLSSEIEPKLLGKLKDIIKRHQGSVTEDKTSSSHVVVPIPSSLEEEEWVRPVMKRDKQVLLHWGYFPDSYDTWIPASEVEAAVEDPPSPEKPRKVHAKWILDLDQYNEWMNEEDYEVGEGCPKRKRISAKTLTDEVTTPDERRDKKPANAKKRKRSPSPSPTPPPQESKKKNTKKGPTTPYTKSKRGQREEEQEDLSKDLDEASPVPASEEGNPAKTNNTKKESDSTPVKGGTDIDEQEDESMEVAGKEEEEGSPSVKGEPVKTSDLHEDNVTEQTHHIIIPSYAAWFDYNSVHAIERRALPEFFNGKNKSKTPEIYLAYRNFMIDTYRLNPQEYLTSTACRRNLAGDVCAIMRVHAFLEQWGLINYQVDSESRPTPMGPPPTSHFHVLADTPSSLVPLQPKASQTPGSQPMMPFPDKVKDKPADLQNFGLRTDMYSKKTGSTKSKNAASSMRDWTEQETLLLLEGLEMYKDDWNKVSEHVGSRTQDECILHFLRLPIEDPYLEDTSSTLGPLAYQPVPFSQAGNPVMSTVAFLASVVDPRVASAAAKSALEEFSRMKEEVPAALVEAHVRRVEEAARVSGRHDPLYGLEGSGIAGTGLEDGERPEESSEEAKNDSQAGEEKEAKESKEAAVEEEEKQTENGKKEEERGRDSEGEKDAEKPESETGEGEKEKDGKEESAEGQREADNDGERKAKVEREVGEGNLATAAASALAAAAVKAKHLAAVEERKIKSLVALLVETQMKKLEIKLRHFEELETIMDREREALEYQRQQLLADRQSFHMEQLKYAEMRARQQHFQQIQHQQHSQAGGAHASQASSGHALQGPSAGQQVQSTPAPQPAPSPAPPTSAAAAADSQPPAGAHASPPGHAPPAHSGASSAHHEPSSGDSLHPSAAAPAPQ, from the exons ATGGCGGTGCGGAAGAAAGACGGCGGCCCGAATGTAAAATATTTCGAAGCGTCTGATACCGTCTCTCAGTTTGATAATGTGCGCGTCTGGCTGGGGAAGAATTACAAAAAG TACATTCAGGCTGAGCCTCCCACCAACAAGTCTCTGTCCAGCCTTGTGGTGCAGCTGCTCCAGTTCCAAGAGGAAGTGTTCGGTCGCCATGTCAGCAATCCCCCTCTCACAAAACTGCCG ATGAAGTGCTTCCTGGACTTCAaagcagggggcgctctctgCCATATTCTGGCTGCTGCCTACAAGTTCAAGAGCGACCAGGGATG GCGCAGGTTTGACTTCCAGAATCCGTCTAGGATGGACAGGAATGTTGAAATGTTCATGACGATCGAGAAATCGCTGGTGCAG AACAACTGCCTGACAAGACCAGTCATCTACCTGAGCTCTGAAATTGAGCCGAAACTTCTGGGGAAGCTGAAAGACATCATTAAAAGACACCAG GGTTCTGTCACGGAGGACAAGACCTCCAGCTCCCACGTGGTGGTTCCCATCCCCAGCAGCCTGGAGGAAG AGGAGTGGGTGCGTCCAGTCATGAAGAGAGATAAACAAGTGCTGCTCCACTGGGGATATTTTCCTGACAG TTACGACACTTGGATCCCTGCCAGTGAggtggaggcagcagtggaggaTCCGCCAAGTCCAGAGAAACCCAGAAAG GTCCATGCTAAGTGGATTTTAGACCTGGACCAGTataatgaatggatgaatgaggaAGACTATGAAGTGGGAGAGGGCTGCCCAAAGAGGAAGAGGATATCAGCCAAGACACTGACAGATGAGGTGACCACACCAGACGAGAGGAGGGATAAGAAGCCTGCGAACGCCAAGAAGAGGAAGCGCTCCCCTTCACCGTCTCCCACTCCTCCGCCTCAGGagagcaagaagaagaacacCAAAAAAGG GCCGACCACCCCGTACACCAAGTCCAAACGCggtcagagggaagaggagcaaGAAGATCTCAGTAAGGATTTGGATGAAGCGTCCCCTGTCCCGGCTTCTGAAGAGGGGAACCCAGCCAAAACAA ATAACACGAAGAAGGAGTCTGATTCGACGCCGGTGAAGGGAGGAACAGACATAG ACGAACAAGAGGACGAGTCCATGGAGGTGGCTGGGAAG gaggaggaagaaggttcCCCGAGTGTGAAGGGCGAACCGGTGAAGACTTCTGACCTTCATGAGGACAACGTGACGGAGCAAACTCACCACATCATCATCCCGAGCTACGCCGCATGGTTTGACTACAACAG TGTTCACGCCATCGAGCGCCGGGCCCTGCCAGAATTCTTCAATGGCAAGAACAAATCCAAAACGCCCGAGAT ATACCTGGCGTACAGGAACTTCATGATTGACACCTACAGATTAAACCCTCAAGAGTATCTGACCTCCACTGCCTGCCGCAGGAATCTGGCAGGAGACGTGTGCGCCATCATGAG AGTCCACGCCTTCCTGGAGCAGTGGGGTCTGATCAACTACCAGGTGGACTCAGAGAGCCGGCCGACGCCGATGGGCCCTCCACCCACCTCCCACTTCCACGTCCTGGCAGACACTCCTTCCAGTCTGGTGCCGCTGCAGCCCAAAGCATCGCAG ACGCCGGGCAGCCAGCCCATGATGCCCTTCCCTGATAAAGTCAAAGACAAGCCAGCAGATCTGCAGAACTTTGGCCTGAGGACGGACATGTACAGCAAGAAAACCGGCTCCACGAAG AGCAAGAACGCAGCAAGTTCCATGAGAGACTGGACGGAACAGGAGACGCTTCTACTGCTGGAG GGCTTGGAGATGTACAAGGACGACTGGAACAAAGTGTCGGAGCACGTGGGCAGTCGCACGCAGGATGAGTGCATTCTTCACTTCTTGCGGCTGCCCATTGAAGACCCCTACCTAGAAGATACCTCCTCCACTCTGGGGCCGCTGGCCTACCAGCCGGTACCGTTCAGTCAAGCAGGGAACCCCGTCATGAGCACCGTCGCGTTCCTGGCCTCGGTCGTGGACCCGCGCGTGGCCTCAGCCGCGGCCAAGTCTGCCCTGG AGGAGTTCTccaggatgaaggaggaggttcCTGCAGCTCTGGTGGAGGCTCACGTGCGGCGGGTGGAGGAGGCGGCCAGGGTCAGCGGACGACACGATCCACTCTATGGGCTGGAGGGAAGTGGCATCGCCGGGACTGGTCTGGAGGACGGAGAACGACCAG AAGAAAGCAGCGAGGAAGCGAAGAACGACAGTCAGGCCGGCGAGGAGAAGGAGGCGAAG GAGAGCAAAGAAGCAgccgtggaagaggaggagaagcagacggAGAACgggaagaaagaagaggagcgAGGAAGAGACTCGGAAGGGGAGAAGGACGCAGAAAAACCAGAGTCAGAGACGG GTGAAGGGGAGAAGGAGAAAGATGGGAAAGAGGAGTCCGCAGAAGGACAGAGGGAGGCCGACAACGACGGAGAACGAAAGGCAAAGGTGGAGCGTGAGGTGGGAGAGGGCAACCTGGCCACCGCCGCCGCGTCCGCACTCGCTGCTGCCGCCGTCAAAGCCAAG CATCTGGCTGCTGTGGAGGAGCGGAAGATCAAGTCTCTGGTGGCTCTGCTGGTGGAAACACAGATGAAGAAACTGGAGATCAAACTGCGACACTTTGAAGAACTGGAAACCATCATGGACCGGGAGAGGGAAGCT CTGGAGTACCAGCGACAGCAGCTGCTGGCCGACCGTCAGTCATTCCACATGGAGCAGCTCAAGTACGCCGAGATGCGAGCTCGCCAGCAGCACTTCCAGCAGatccagcaccagcagcacagCCAGGCAGGGGGCGCTCACGCCAGCCAGGCTTCTTCAGGCCACGCCCTCCAGGGCCCCTCCGCAGGTCAGCAAGTTCAGTCCACACCAGCACCGCAGCCGGCCCCGAGTCCCGCTCCCCCAACCTCAGCCGCCGCAGCCGCGGACTCCCAACCACCAGCGGGGGCCCACGCCTCCCCCCCGGGCCACGCCCCCCCTGCCCACTCTGGTGCCAGTTCAGCTCACCACG AGCCCAGCTCCGGGGACTCGCTGCACCCGTCGGCTGCAGCTCCAGCGCCACAGTGA
- the smarcc2 gene encoding SWI/SNF complex subunit SMARCC2 isoform X3 codes for MAVRKKDGGPNVKYFEASDTVSQFDNVRVWLGKNYKKYIQAEPPTNKSLSSLVVQLLQFQEEVFGRHVSNPPLTKLPMKCFLDFKAGGALCHILAAAYKFKSDQGWFDFQNPSRMDRNVEMFMTIEKSLVQNNCLTRPVIYLSSEIEPKLLGKLKDIIKRHQGSVTEDKTSSSHVVVPIPSSLEEEEWVRPVMKRDKQVLLHWGYFPDSYDTWIPASEVEAAVEDPPSPEKPRKVHAKWILDLDQYNEWMNEEDYEVGEGCPKRKRISAKTLTDEVTTPDERRDKKPANAKKRKRSPSPSPTPPPQESKKKNTKKGPTTPYTKSKRGQREEEQEDLSKDLDEASPVPASEEGNPAKTNNTKKESDSTPVKGGTDIDEQEDESMEVAGKEEEEGSPSVKGEPVKTSDLHEDNVTEQTHHIIIPSYAAWFDYNSVHAIERRALPEFFNGKNKSKTPEIYLAYRNFMIDTYRLNPQEYLTSTACRRNLAGDVCAIMRVHAFLEQWGLINYQVDSESRPTPMGPPPTSHFHVLADTPSSLVPLQPKASQTPGSQPMMPFPDKVKDKPADLQNFGLRTDMYSKKTGSTKSKNAASSMRDWTEQETLLLLEGLEMYKDDWNKVSEHVGSRTQDECILHFLRLPIEDPYLEDTSSTLGPLAYQPVPFSQAGNPVMSTVAFLASVVDPRVASAAAKSALEEFSRMKEEVPAALVEAHVRRVEEAARVSGRHDPLYGLEGSGIAGTGLEDGERPEESSEEAKNDSQAGEEKEAKESKEAAVEEEEKQTENGKKEEERGRDSEGEKDAEKPESETGMEHGEGEKEKDGKEESAEGQREADNDGERKAKVEREVGEGNLATAAASALAAAAVKAKHLAAVEERKIKSLVALLVETQMKKLEIKLRHFEELETIMDREREALEYQRQQLLADRQSFHMEQLKYAEMRARQQHFQQIQHQQHSQAGGAHASQASSGHALQGPSAGQQVQSTPAPQPAPSPAPPTSAAAAADSQPPAGAHASPPGHAPPAHSGASSAHHEPSSGDSLHPSAAAPAPQ; via the exons ATGGCGGTGCGGAAGAAAGACGGCGGCCCGAATGTAAAATATTTCGAAGCGTCTGATACCGTCTCTCAGTTTGATAATGTGCGCGTCTGGCTGGGGAAGAATTACAAAAAG TACATTCAGGCTGAGCCTCCCACCAACAAGTCTCTGTCCAGCCTTGTGGTGCAGCTGCTCCAGTTCCAAGAGGAAGTGTTCGGTCGCCATGTCAGCAATCCCCCTCTCACAAAACTGCCG ATGAAGTGCTTCCTGGACTTCAaagcagggggcgctctctgCCATATTCTGGCTGCTGCCTACAAGTTCAAGAGCGACCAGGGATG GTTTGACTTCCAGAATCCGTCTAGGATGGACAGGAATGTTGAAATGTTCATGACGATCGAGAAATCGCTGGTGCAG AACAACTGCCTGACAAGACCAGTCATCTACCTGAGCTCTGAAATTGAGCCGAAACTTCTGGGGAAGCTGAAAGACATCATTAAAAGACACCAG GGTTCTGTCACGGAGGACAAGACCTCCAGCTCCCACGTGGTGGTTCCCATCCCCAGCAGCCTGGAGGAAG AGGAGTGGGTGCGTCCAGTCATGAAGAGAGATAAACAAGTGCTGCTCCACTGGGGATATTTTCCTGACAG TTACGACACTTGGATCCCTGCCAGTGAggtggaggcagcagtggaggaTCCGCCAAGTCCAGAGAAACCCAGAAAG GTCCATGCTAAGTGGATTTTAGACCTGGACCAGTataatgaatggatgaatgaggaAGACTATGAAGTGGGAGAGGGCTGCCCAAAGAGGAAGAGGATATCAGCCAAGACACTGACAGATGAGGTGACCACACCAGACGAGAGGAGGGATAAGAAGCCTGCGAACGCCAAGAAGAGGAAGCGCTCCCCTTCACCGTCTCCCACTCCTCCGCCTCAGGagagcaagaagaagaacacCAAAAAAGG GCCGACCACCCCGTACACCAAGTCCAAACGCggtcagagggaagaggagcaaGAAGATCTCAGTAAGGATTTGGATGAAGCGTCCCCTGTCCCGGCTTCTGAAGAGGGGAACCCAGCCAAAACAA ATAACACGAAGAAGGAGTCTGATTCGACGCCGGTGAAGGGAGGAACAGACATAG ACGAACAAGAGGACGAGTCCATGGAGGTGGCTGGGAAG gaggaggaagaaggttcCCCGAGTGTGAAGGGCGAACCGGTGAAGACTTCTGACCTTCATGAGGACAACGTGACGGAGCAAACTCACCACATCATCATCCCGAGCTACGCCGCATGGTTTGACTACAACAG TGTTCACGCCATCGAGCGCCGGGCCCTGCCAGAATTCTTCAATGGCAAGAACAAATCCAAAACGCCCGAGAT ATACCTGGCGTACAGGAACTTCATGATTGACACCTACAGATTAAACCCTCAAGAGTATCTGACCTCCACTGCCTGCCGCAGGAATCTGGCAGGAGACGTGTGCGCCATCATGAG AGTCCACGCCTTCCTGGAGCAGTGGGGTCTGATCAACTACCAGGTGGACTCAGAGAGCCGGCCGACGCCGATGGGCCCTCCACCCACCTCCCACTTCCACGTCCTGGCAGACACTCCTTCCAGTCTGGTGCCGCTGCAGCCCAAAGCATCGCAG ACGCCGGGCAGCCAGCCCATGATGCCCTTCCCTGATAAAGTCAAAGACAAGCCAGCAGATCTGCAGAACTTTGGCCTGAGGACGGACATGTACAGCAAGAAAACCGGCTCCACGAAG AGCAAGAACGCAGCAAGTTCCATGAGAGACTGGACGGAACAGGAGACGCTTCTACTGCTGGAG GGCTTGGAGATGTACAAGGACGACTGGAACAAAGTGTCGGAGCACGTGGGCAGTCGCACGCAGGATGAGTGCATTCTTCACTTCTTGCGGCTGCCCATTGAAGACCCCTACCTAGAAGATACCTCCTCCACTCTGGGGCCGCTGGCCTACCAGCCGGTACCGTTCAGTCAAGCAGGGAACCCCGTCATGAGCACCGTCGCGTTCCTGGCCTCGGTCGTGGACCCGCGCGTGGCCTCAGCCGCGGCCAAGTCTGCCCTGG AGGAGTTCTccaggatgaaggaggaggttcCTGCAGCTCTGGTGGAGGCTCACGTGCGGCGGGTGGAGGAGGCGGCCAGGGTCAGCGGACGACACGATCCACTCTATGGGCTGGAGGGAAGTGGCATCGCCGGGACTGGTCTGGAGGACGGAGAACGACCAG AAGAAAGCAGCGAGGAAGCGAAGAACGACAGTCAGGCCGGCGAGGAGAAGGAGGCGAAG GAGAGCAAAGAAGCAgccgtggaagaggaggagaagcagacggAGAACgggaagaaagaagaggagcgAGGAAGAGACTCGGAAGGGGAGAAGGACGCAGAAAAACCAGAGTCAGAGACGGGTATGGAGCACG GTGAAGGGGAGAAGGAGAAAGATGGGAAAGAGGAGTCCGCAGAAGGACAGAGGGAGGCCGACAACGACGGAGAACGAAAGGCAAAGGTGGAGCGTGAGGTGGGAGAGGGCAACCTGGCCACCGCCGCCGCGTCCGCACTCGCTGCTGCCGCCGTCAAAGCCAAG CATCTGGCTGCTGTGGAGGAGCGGAAGATCAAGTCTCTGGTGGCTCTGCTGGTGGAAACACAGATGAAGAAACTGGAGATCAAACTGCGACACTTTGAAGAACTGGAAACCATCATGGACCGGGAGAGGGAAGCT CTGGAGTACCAGCGACAGCAGCTGCTGGCCGACCGTCAGTCATTCCACATGGAGCAGCTCAAGTACGCCGAGATGCGAGCTCGCCAGCAGCACTTCCAGCAGatccagcaccagcagcacagCCAGGCAGGGGGCGCTCACGCCAGCCAGGCTTCTTCAGGCCACGCCCTCCAGGGCCCCTCCGCAGGTCAGCAAGTTCAGTCCACACCAGCACCGCAGCCGGCCCCGAGTCCCGCTCCCCCAACCTCAGCCGCCGCAGCCGCGGACTCCCAACCACCAGCGGGGGCCCACGCCTCCCCCCCGGGCCACGCCCCCCCTGCCCACTCTGGTGCCAGTTCAGCTCACCACG AGCCCAGCTCCGGGGACTCGCTGCACCCGTCGGCTGCAGCTCCAGCGCCACAGTGA